From Candidatus Binataceae bacterium, the proteins below share one genomic window:
- a CDS encoding serine hydrolase domain-containing protein — MAEFTIEGDCDARFARVREAFAENFSRRDEVGASFALVVDGRPVADLWGGWADKARTRPWTRDTIVNTFSTTKGLTAICAHRLAAAGRFDLDMPVAKYWPEFAAAGKERIPVRMLLNHRAGLAAIRRPLAVGDLYDWPTITAALAAEEPWWEPGTRHGYHALTFGYLVGEVIRRITGRSVGSYFREEIAGPLGIDAHIGLAARDDERTAQMIGAPPPAPGEFNLLAEAARSPESVTAKAFMNPLVLTMAVVNSRGWRGAEIPAANGHTNARALARLYGALARGGELDGVRVMPAAQIAACHTQESHGRDEVLLISTRFSAGFMMSQAGEEMGPNPRAFGHPGAGGSLGFADPDARVGFGYAMNKMGGGILLDPRAKALIAAVYESL, encoded by the coding sequence ATGGCCGAATTCACGATCGAGGGAGATTGCGACGCACGCTTTGCGCGCGTGCGCGAGGCGTTTGCTGAGAACTTCAGCCGCCGCGACGAGGTCGGTGCGTCGTTCGCGCTCGTGGTTGACGGACGGCCGGTCGCCGACCTGTGGGGCGGATGGGCCGACAAGGCACGCACACGCCCATGGACGCGCGACACGATCGTCAACACCTTTTCGACCACCAAGGGGCTGACCGCAATCTGCGCCCATCGGTTGGCCGCGGCCGGCCGCTTCGACCTTGACATGCCGGTCGCGAAGTATTGGCCCGAGTTCGCCGCCGCGGGCAAAGAGCGTATCCCGGTGCGGATGCTGCTCAACCATCGCGCCGGCCTCGCCGCGATTCGCCGGCCGCTTGCGGTGGGCGATCTCTACGACTGGCCGACCATCACCGCGGCGCTCGCCGCTGAAGAGCCGTGGTGGGAGCCCGGTACGCGCCACGGCTATCACGCGTTGACCTTCGGCTATCTGGTCGGCGAAGTGATCCGGCGCATCACCGGCAGGAGCGTAGGCTCATACTTCCGCGAGGAAATCGCGGGGCCGCTCGGAATTGACGCGCATATCGGGCTGGCCGCCCGCGACGACGAGCGCACGGCGCAGATGATCGGGGCGCCCCCGCCGGCGCCCGGCGAGTTCAACCTGCTTGCCGAAGCGGCCAGGAGTCCCGAGTCGGTCACTGCCAAAGCGTTCATGAATCCGCTGGTGCTCACGATGGCGGTGGTCAATTCGCGCGGATGGCGCGGCGCCGAGATTCCCGCCGCCAATGGCCATACCAACGCGCGGGCACTGGCGCGGCTTTACGGCGCGTTGGCGCGCGGCGGCGAGCTCGATGGCGTGCGCGTGATGCCGGCGGCGCAAATCGCCGCCTGCCATACGCAGGAGTCCCATGGGCGCGACGAAGTGCTGCTCATCTCGACGCGCTTTTCGGCGGGCTTCATGATGTCGCAGGCGGGCGAGGAGATGGGACCCAATCCGCGCGCCTTCGGTCATCCGGGTGCCGGCGGCTCGCTGGGCTTCGCAGACCCTGACGCCCGGGTCGGCTTCGGCTACGCGATGAACAAGATGGGGGGTGGTATCCTGCTCGACCCGCGCGCTAAAGCGTTGATCGCCGCGGTCTACGAGTCGCTCTGA
- the arsS gene encoding arsenosugar biosynthesis radical SAM (seleno)protein ArsS (Some members of this family are selenoproteins.), translating to MTERPDFDETLARRGVGPLTRSTATTLQVNLGKLCNQACHHCHVDAGPARTERMKRATAERVLELLVQNETLCTLDITGGAPELNENFTMLVEGGRRAGREVMVRCNLTVMFEPEMERLGEFYRDNRVRLVCSLPCYTAANVERQRGRGVFEKSIAALRRLNALGYGGGELELDLVYNPLGPALPPPQGALEADYRAELGRNFGVRFDRLLTITNMPIARFARQLNQWGRYAEYMGLLVNHFNPATVEGLMCRTLVSVGWDGRLYDCDFNQMLGMPLGAADERRAQTIWDVEELDRLHGAPIATGPHCFGCTAGAGSSCGGALADA from the coding sequence ATGACTGAGCGGCCGGATTTCGACGAAACCCTGGCCCGCCGAGGCGTTGGTCCGCTCACGCGCTCGACCGCGACCACCTTGCAGGTCAACCTCGGCAAGCTCTGCAACCAGGCCTGCCATCATTGCCACGTCGACGCCGGTCCGGCGCGCACTGAGCGGATGAAGCGCGCAACCGCGGAGCGCGTGCTCGAGCTGCTCGTGCAGAACGAGACCCTTTGCACGCTGGATATCACTGGCGGCGCCCCGGAACTCAACGAGAACTTCACGATGCTGGTCGAGGGCGGGCGGCGCGCCGGGCGCGAAGTGATGGTACGCTGCAATCTGACCGTGATGTTCGAGCCGGAGATGGAGCGGCTCGGCGAGTTCTATCGCGACAATCGCGTCAGGCTGGTCTGTTCGCTGCCTTGCTACACCGCGGCCAACGTCGAGCGCCAGCGCGGACGCGGCGTGTTCGAGAAAAGTATCGCCGCGCTGCGCCGCCTCAACGCGCTGGGTTACGGAGGCGGCGAGCTTGAGCTGGACCTGGTTTACAATCCGCTCGGTCCGGCGCTGCCGCCGCCGCAAGGCGCGTTGGAGGCCGACTACCGCGCCGAGCTGGGACGCAATTTCGGCGTTCGTTTCGATCGGCTGTTGACGATCACGAACATGCCGATCGCGCGCTTCGCCCGTCAGTTAAATCAGTGGGGCCGCTACGCCGAGTACATGGGGCTGCTGGTCAATCACTTCAATCCGGCGACGGTCGAAGGGCTGATGTGCCGCACGCTGGTGAGCGTCGGATGGGACGGGCGGCTTTACGATTGCGACTTCAACCAGATGCTCGGAATGCCGCTGGGCGCGGCGGACGAGCGACGGGCGCAGACGATTTGGGACGTCGAGGAGCTCGACCGCTTGCATGGTGCGCCGATCGCGACCGGCCCGCATTGCTTCGGATGTACTGCCGGAGCGGGATCGAGCTGCGGCGGCGCGCTGGCGGATGCGTAG
- a CDS encoding NADH-quinone oxidoreductase subunit A, with protein MLRTWFPILVTIAVAALIVGGMVTVNRLIGPRRPSKIKGEAFECGNPPSGSAWGRFSVHFYLTALLFVVFDVEVIFLYPWAVELRHLGMFGFVEALIFIAILAVGLAYAWRRGALDWN; from the coding sequence ATGCTGCGTACCTGGTTCCCGATTCTCGTCACGATCGCCGTCGCCGCGCTAATCGTCGGCGGGATGGTCACCGTCAACCGCCTGATCGGGCCGCGGCGACCGAGCAAGATCAAGGGCGAGGCCTTCGAGTGCGGCAATCCGCCGAGCGGCAGCGCGTGGGGCCGCTTCTCGGTGCACTTTTACCTGACCGCGCTGCTGTTCGTCGTCTTTGACGTCGAGGTCATATTCCTCTATCCGTGGGCGGTCGAACTGCGCCATCTGGGGATGTTCGGCTTCGTCGAGGCGCTCATCTTCATCGCGATTCTCGCCGTGGGCCTCGCCTACGCATGGCGCCGCGGCGCGCTGGATTGGAATTGA
- a CDS encoding HPP family protein — translation MAEPSAAPTSGPTPTPEASAAATSTVPPVAPQPPTVSSPLHGLMRAGGELVALLYIAVIAAIACATGAVYVLFPELGALSHDVMTRPRGAWAGAPVLLAITPVLTAIVGIVFTCALPYGYASVLLTVGGSIAVVLGLRSPIAPSISAGLLPLVLGVRSRWYPPGILLGTAMLALISIAWKGFCRTRGGDAPATDEDLVDDLIEQAPHGYGWVAALMAFVALAVFVVELTGLRFVLFPPLVVIGFEMLGHTAICPWARRPLVLPVACFLTALGGFVSWRLLGVTPLAAACSMAWGIAVLRIFDLHVPPALAVALLPLVMDSPGPTYPVAVGLGTALLSAWFLAWQRISSATA, via the coding sequence ATGGCAGAACCATCCGCCGCCCCAACGTCCGGCCCGACCCCGACGCCCGAAGCGTCGGCGGCAGCGACAAGCACGGTCCCGCCGGTGGCGCCGCAGCCGCCGACCGTTTCGTCGCCGCTTCATGGTCTGATGCGCGCGGGCGGCGAGCTGGTCGCCCTCCTTTACATCGCGGTCATTGCCGCTATCGCCTGTGCAACGGGGGCCGTCTATGTTCTGTTCCCCGAGCTGGGCGCGCTGTCGCACGACGTGATGACGCGTCCGCGCGGCGCATGGGCCGGCGCGCCCGTACTGCTCGCGATCACACCGGTGCTGACGGCGATTGTCGGCATCGTATTCACGTGCGCCCTGCCTTACGGTTACGCGTCGGTGCTGCTGACGGTGGGGGGATCGATCGCGGTCGTGCTCGGCCTGCGCTCGCCGATCGCGCCGTCGATCTCGGCGGGGCTGCTGCCGCTGGTGCTCGGCGTCAGGAGCCGGTGGTATCCACCGGGAATTCTGCTGGGCACCGCGATGCTCGCGCTGATCTCGATCGCATGGAAGGGCTTCTGCCGGACGCGTGGCGGGGACGCACCCGCAACCGACGAAGACCTCGTCGACGATCTAATCGAGCAGGCGCCGCACGGCTACGGATGGGTGGCCGCCCTGATGGCGTTCGTCGCGCTGGCCGTCTTCGTGGTTGAGCTGACCGGATTGCGCTTCGTGCTGTTCCCGCCGCTGGTGGTGATCGGATTCGAGATGCTCGGCCACACCGCGATCTGCCCGTGGGCGCGGCGGCCGCTTGTGCTGCCGGTCGCCTGCTTCCTCACTGCGCTGGGCGGATTCGTATCGTGGAGGCTGCTGGGCGTCACCCCGCTCGCCGCGGCGTGCAGTATGGCGTGGGGAATCGCGGTGCTCCGGATCTTCGACCTGCACGTGCCGCCGGCGCTGGCGGTTGCGCTGCTTCCGCTGGTGATGGATTCGCCGGGGCCGACCTATCCGGTGGCCGTCGGGCTCGGCACCGCCCTGCTCTCTGCGTGGTTCCTCGCCTGGCAGCGGATTTCCAGCGCCACAGCCTGA
- the nuoD gene encoding NADH dehydrogenase (quinone) subunit D produces MALPARWSKNPEVGDSTEEVMEIQMGPSHPASHGTIKFNLKLDGERIVDCDVEVGYLHRGFEKMCEQGTWTQCFPYTDRLNYASPCINNVGFALAVERLLGVSAPERCQYARVIMSEVHRIADHLTCLGMAAGEVGAQSVMFYMIEAREFLYDLVEAVTGARLTVTWCRVGGISRDLPADFDARVALALKHLDGVLSDCDKLLSRNRVFIDRMADIGVMSADEAISFGLTGPLLRASGVAYDVRKTEPYLVYDRFEFDVPTGSKGDNYDRFNVRFQEMFQSRRIIEQAMRALPAGPVALDDPRIVLPPKERVYDSIEGLMNHFKLIMEGIKVPAGEVYQAVEGSNGELGFYVVSDGSGRPYRVRVRPPCFLGMGALARMLIGHMVPDIVATFGMINMIGGECDR; encoded by the coding sequence ATGGCATTGCCCGCGCGCTGGAGCAAAAACCCCGAGGTCGGCGACTCGACCGAAGAAGTGATGGAAATCCAGATGGGGCCGTCGCATCCGGCCTCCCACGGCACCATCAAGTTCAACCTCAAGCTCGACGGCGAGCGCATCGTGGACTGCGACGTCGAGGTCGGCTATCTCCATCGCGGCTTCGAAAAGATGTGCGAGCAGGGCACCTGGACGCAGTGCTTCCCCTACACCGACCGGCTCAACTACGCCTCGCCCTGCATCAACAACGTCGGCTTTGCGCTGGCGGTCGAGCGCCTGCTCGGCGTGAGCGCGCCCGAGCGATGCCAGTACGCGCGCGTGATCATGAGCGAGGTCCACCGTATTGCCGACCATCTGACGTGCCTGGGGATGGCGGCGGGCGAGGTCGGCGCGCAGAGCGTGATGTTCTACATGATCGAGGCGCGCGAGTTCCTCTACGACCTGGTCGAGGCGGTGACCGGCGCGCGGCTGACGGTTACCTGGTGTCGCGTGGGCGGAATCTCGCGCGACCTGCCGGCCGACTTCGACGCGCGCGTCGCGCTCGCGCTCAAGCATCTCGACGGTGTGCTCTCCGATTGCGACAAGCTCTTAAGCCGCAACCGCGTGTTCATCGACCGCATGGCGGATATCGGCGTGATGTCCGCCGACGAGGCGATCTCCTTCGGGCTCACAGGGCCCCTGCTGCGCGCTTCGGGCGTCGCCTACGACGTGCGCAAGACGGAGCCATATCTGGTGTACGATCGCTTCGAATTCGACGTGCCGACCGGCTCCAAAGGCGACAATTACGACCGCTTCAACGTCCGCTTCCAGGAGATGTTCCAGTCGCGGCGGATCATCGAGCAGGCGATGCGCGCGCTGCCGGCGGGGCCGGTTGCGCTGGACGATCCGCGTATCGTGCTGCCGCCCAAGGAGCGCGTTTACGACTCGATCGAAGGCCTGATGAACCACTTCAAGCTTATCATGGAGGGTATCAAGGTGCCCGCCGGCGAGGTTTACCAGGCGGTCGAGGGTTCCAATGGCGAGTTGGGCTTTTACGTCGTCAGCGACGGCAGCGGGCGGCCGTATCGGGTGCGCGTGCGTCCGCCGTGCTTTCTAGGGATGGGCGCGCTTGCGCGGATGCTGATAGGCCACATGGTGCCCGATATCGTCGCCACCTTTGGCATGATCAATATGATCGGCGGCGAGTGCGACCGCTGA
- a CDS encoding NADH-quinone oxidoreductase subunit C — protein MLLDKLKQRFGATILAAESAHGQETIVVTRERALELMRALRDEPDFGFNFLADLTAVDWVERTPRFEVVYHLRALGRGGALRVKVGAGEPDLWVYSVTGLWKSADWLERECYDMFGIRFEGHPDLRRILLYDSFEGHPLRKDYPVNRRQPMVPETDPILNPLRPSR, from the coding sequence ATGTTGCTGGACAAGCTAAAGCAGCGCTTCGGCGCCACTATCCTCGCGGCAGAGAGCGCCCACGGCCAGGAGACGATCGTCGTTACGCGCGAGCGGGCGCTAGAGCTGATGCGCGCGCTACGCGACGAGCCGGACTTCGGCTTCAACTTTCTCGCCGATTTGACCGCGGTCGACTGGGTGGAGCGCACACCCCGCTTCGAGGTCGTATATCATCTGCGCGCGCTGGGACGCGGCGGCGCCCTGCGCGTCAAGGTCGGCGCGGGCGAGCCCGACCTGTGGGTGTATAGCGTCACCGGATTGTGGAAGTCGGCCGACTGGCTCGAGCGCGAGTGTTACGACATGTTCGGCATCCGCTTCGAGGGCCATCCCGACCTCCGCCGCATCCTGCTCTACGATTCCTTCGAGGGTCATCCGCTGCGCAAAGACTATCCCGTCAACCGGCGCCAGCCGATGGTGCCCGAAACCGACCCGATCCTGAATCCGCTGCGGCCCTCGCGCTGA